The following DNA comes from Paenibacillus crassostreae.
TCGAAGTAGGCTCGTGAAAAGTCAATTGCACCGCTAAAATCAATGGAAATCCCTTTTACATTTTCCTTCGTAAGCGATACATTCGTGTAGTAGTAAATCGGCATAAGAACTTGTTCATCTTGAATCAGAATTTTCTCTGCTTTAGACAAACTTTCCATACGTACAGCGTTATCTTGTGATGCTTGTGCATCTTTAACTAATTGATCATATTCAGCATTTGCAAATCCAGAATCATTGTTACCGCCACCTGTTGTCCACATGTCGATAAATGTCATTGGATCATTGTAATCAGCTGACCAAGCAGCACGTGCGATTTGATAGTTCAAGTTTTGACGTGTTTCTAAGAAGACACCCCACTCAAGGTTTTCAGTCTTAACAGTCACGCCTAGATTGTTTTTCCACATATCAGCTACTGCCAAAGCAATCTTCTTATGACCTTCAGTGGTATTATAAATCAATGTAACTTCAGGAAGTGTTGTGTAACCTTCTTCAGCCATACCTTCTGCAAGTAATTTTTTCGCTGCTTCTACATCTTCTGTAAAGTAACCAGCATCTTTATACTCATTGCGGAATTCATCGGCATTACCTTTAATACCCGGTGGCACGAAACCATATGCAGGAAGCTCTCCACCAAGGGTTACCTTTTCTACGATTGCTTGACGATCGATTGACATTGTAAACGCCTTACGAATTTTAGCATTATCAAATGGTTTAGCAGTCACGTTAAATTCATAGTAATACGTGCTTGCGATCCCTTTTACTTCAAATTCATTAGGCAAATCTTTCTTTACACTAGGAATGGAATCCGAAGGGATTTCACCGGTAGGTTTACCTGCATAATCAAGTTGTCCACTCTTATAACTGGAAAGCTCAGCAGCTCCACTGTTTACCAGGGATGCTTCGATTTTTGTAAATTTAATGTTATCTTTGTCCCAATATTTATCATTTTTAGTGAACTCTAGCTTTTGACCAGTTGTCCAGTTTGAAAGAACAAATTCACCATTCGTGATCATTGTTGCGTAATCCGTTGCCCACTTATCATTATCCTTCACAGAACTATGAACTGGGAAGTACGTATAGAAGGAAGTTAGACCCAAGAAATATGGTGTTGGGTTTTCCAAAGTTATTTCTAATGTATAATCATCAGTTGCTTTAGCTCCAACTTGAGTGAAATCTGTAATATCTCCAGCATTATATGCGTTAGCATTTTTGATGTAGCCTAATTGGTAAGCATATGGTGGAGCTGGTGTTGTAGCAGGGTCTAGCACACGTTGCCATGCAAACACGAAATCATTAGCTGTTACAGGATCTCCGTTGCTCCAAACGGCATC
Coding sequences within:
- a CDS encoding peptide ABC transporter substrate-binding protein, whose translation is MKQKRLLSMLILIMIASTVLAACGSNNKNEGASNTGSNATTETPVEAKDQVFHFNMASEPPTFDPGQAQDSQANTALNLMYEGLVRMDESGKEIPAAAESWEISPDGLQYKFNLRKDAVWSNGDPVTANDFVFAWQRVLDPATTPAPPYAYQLGYIKNANAYNAGDITDFTQVGAKATDDYTLEITLENPTPYFLGLTSFYTYFPVHSSVKDNDKWATDYATMITNGEFVLSNWTTGQKLEFTKNDKYWDKDNIKFTKIEASLVNSGAAELSSYKSGQLDYAGKPTGEIPSDSIPSVKKDLPNEFEVKGIASTYYYEFNVTAKPFDNAKIRKAFTMSIDRQAIVEKVTLGGELPAYGFVPPGIKGNADEFRNEYKDAGYFTEDVEAAKKLLAEGMAEEGYTTLPEVTLIYNTTEGHKKIALAVADMWKNNLGVTVKTENLEWGVFLETRQNLNYQIARAAWSADYNDPMTFIDMWTTGGGNNDSGFANAEYDQLVKDAQASQDNAVRMESLSKAEKILIQDEQVLMPIYYYTNVSLTKENVKGISIDFSGAIDFSRAYFE